The Heyndrickxia acidicola sequence TTTGCGCATGTTAAATTGAATTCTTAGCAACCTAACAGTATAAATGAAAATTTATGAGCAAGGATGGTGCAGCAATGGATTATACGTTAGGTTACTTAAGAGAGTCTCTTTCCAATCATCTTGAAGACCAATACGGTAAAAGCATCTACAAAAAAATGCTGGTCAATCATTATGAAAACGAAGAAGAATTTGTGAGAGATTTGGATGAATTAGAAATTACCTTTTTAAATAAAGTTCTTAAAAAGGAAATCCGTTATGCGATGGAAGAGCAGGATGAAAAACGAACAAAAGAGCTAAATGAAGTATATGAGCTTTTATTTTAGCCAGAGGAGGAAGTGAGATGGGAGCCATTGAAAGGGACGGAAAGGTTTTTGAACCTGAATTCAGTGCTATAAGTCAAAAAGGGGCTATTCATGTGTATACAGATGGTGTTTTTCTGGAAGAAATCCCATTTGAGTTTCGTGGCCCTTTTCCAGAACATAATTTGATCGAAGAATTAGTCAATCATTATTGCAATGGACATTCCTTTAAAACTGAATGATACTATAAAAATATTATGTAAACTATAATTTGGGGATTAACTTCTCGGGTTATTCAACTATTGAAAGACAACAAAAGTGAGCTTTTAAGAGCTCACTTTTGTTTGCTTTTTGAAGGGTCCTGCATTCATCATTACACTGATAATGCTAACGCCTATCAAGATAGAACCAAGTATTTGAAGATGTCCGGAGGTGATTTCCTTGCCGAATACCAATCCAAGTACTACAGAAGACAAAATTGAGCCCAGGTAACGGCAGGTTTGAAACAGACCTGATGTGGTTCCTGCGATTTCTGGCGGAGAAGCATCAAGCATAGCTGCCTGCAAGGCAACATTGCCAATCCCATAGCTTACGCCTAATAATGATAAAATTAAGCCCATTAATAAAATAGGAACGTGCACGAAGAATATGGTTAAGAAAACAGCTCCTAAAAGCATGAACACAGAACCCCAGACAATCGGCTGTTTCGGACCGTATTTATCTACCCATTTACCGGTAATGGGAGAGATGATAATACTTACACCTGACATAAATAACATAAGAAGCCCGCTCATTTTTACGCTCAGATGCATTTCGTCCTGAAAGTAGGTAGGAAGTCCAAAAAACAAGCAATAATTAAAAAGGTTTAAAACAATAAATTGCAGGTAAACCCTTGTCAAAATTGGTTCAGATTTAAAGAGACGAACATCTATAAACGGGATGGCTGCCTTTAGTTCTCTCCAAATAAAAAGCCCGATAAATACAATACCAAGTATTCCTGATAAATAATGTACAGATGTTTTAAATGATAGTAAAAACCAAAGCAACAAGACCATCCCCGTGCCAAAGAGAAGTATTCCTAATAAATCAAGCTGTTTTAGAAGCATTTTAAACTCTGTCCGTTTTTCATTCGAATCCTTCGGAAACATGAACCATCCAAGCAAAAAGCTTAAAAGGATGAAAGGAAAGTTAACAGTAAAGATTGATGTCCAGCCGCCCCAAACAATTAAAACTCCTCCGAGTGTCGGCCCTAAAGCCGTCATAGCTGAAGCAAAAATGGAGAGCACGGCAAGCGCTCCAGCTTGTTTTTCGTGTATATGTGTGCGGACAAGAGCAATTCCAGATGGGTAAATGGCGCTGCTTCCAATTGACTGAAACAGTCTCATTATCAATAAAACGAAAAAAGTAGGAGAAAGTGGGGCTCCCACTGCGGAAACAGCAACTAAAATTAAGCCGATGAGAAACATGCTTTTGCGGCCAAGCAAATCACCCAACTTTCCAGTAACAGGCTGTCCTATTGCACTTGCCAGGTAAAAGGAAGAAATGAGCCAGGATACCGTTGTAAAAGACAGATGAAAATCCCTTTGAATACTGTGGAGGGCAAGAGAAATCATGGATGAATTCAGCGGGTTAAGCATCGTTCCAGTTGCAACTGCTGTTAAGAATAGCCCCCGGTTTTTTCTCCAATCCTTCATTATTTCACCTGTTCAAGAAATTCTTCTGTTGTGCGTAATTTACCGATCCTCGGAAATATAAAGCGCAATGTCATTTCATGTTCTTGCTTGCTGAAGGTTGTCATTGCATCTGTAATAAAAATTTGGTTATACCCGTGCTGGAACGCTTCCCTGGCAGTGCTTTCAACACCGATATTTGTTGCAATACCGCAAAGCACAATGGTATCAATTCCGCGTCTTCTAAGCTGAATGTCCAAATCCGTACCAAAGAAAGCCCCCCATTGCCGTTTTGTTACAACATAATCATTTTCCTGAACCTTTAAACGGGGATCCAATACTGCCCAATCCTTTGGTCGTTCTGCTGAGCTGCTTCCTGCCTGATCATCCAGGCTTGGCTTCAAGGCATCTTTTCCATCAAGAAAATCTACCTTAACAAAGCTGATAAAGGCGTTGTTTTCTCTAAATAGAGTAACAAGTTTTTCTGCTTTTTCCACAACTTCATTTCCGCCAGGCATGGCCACAATTCCTTTTTGCAAATCAATTAATACAAGAGCTGTTTTGTTAAAATTAATATTTAAATCTGTCATATTAATTCCTCCTCAAATATTTGATAAATCTTTTTATTTCTGCAATTTCTGCTAAAAATAATGCATTAAAATGACCAGAAAACAATCTCATAATCAGCTTTTAAAAAATCGCTGGAACTGAAAACGAAAAATTTTCTACGCTGCTCAAAATAGCAAACTAAGATAGGGGAATCCTAGATAAATTAACTTTTTATTGAAGTTTTCTGCGTTTTTCAATAGCTCTGTTTAAGCGGGTTAATAGATCCGCAAAAATTCCCTTCTCATCATTTGTCCAGCCTTCAAGTATATTTTCATAGCTTTCTATTCGATATTTTTTAGAAGCGTTTAAAGCAGTTTGGCCTTTTTCGGAAATGTAAATTAAACTTACCCTGGCATCCAGTTCATCTTCTTTTCTTTGGATAAGGCCGTTCACTTCAAGGGCATGTACTTGTCTGGAAATGGTGGACATATTAAGCTGAAACCGATCAGCCATAACTCGGATCGATAGCGGGCCTTCATTTGCAAGTAACGTTAAAAGAAGATAACCAGAACGGTCAAGACTGTTTTTATTTCCATCAAGTGTTTTTTTAAAGTCAGCTCTTCTCAGAAGCATCACAATTTCAAGCTCTATTGTCTCAATGCTATCTTTTTCATTCTTGGCCATTTTATCCATCCTTTTCTGCGATCCTTCATACATCATAAATCTTGCTGTTTTTTTATCTTCTGGACACTGTTAAAACTCTAAGTAGATTTTTCACGCATATTGATTGAGCAGAACTTATCGGGCAGGACAAACAAACAGGGCTGCGTATATTTGAGTAATACCCAATGTCTTTTGAATTCAACGTTGATTGCAGTAAATGAACAAGCAAAACTAACAGAGCCATCTTATAAAAAGACGTGTTGCTTATTTTCAATGCTTTTGCGATTAAAGAATCCTCTGTAAAGAAATAACATTTATGCTTCCTGCTTCGTTCATCGAGCCTTAACAGATTTGAAACATAGAAAAGCAAAATCATTATACAAATATTTAATTGCATAATGCAAGTATTAAGCAGAAGTCTTAGCTGAAGCCATTTTACAGCATAAGAAATGCGAAGCGCCTGTCACATCTGGGAACGAATTTCGTAGTCTCCGACATGGATAAAAGAAACTAGATGTTGACTAATCGCAGGGAGGAGACGCAGAAGCCGATAGGCGCTAAACACAGACAATGATTAACTAGCTAAATAAATATTTAATAAAAAGTTTATACTTATCCTTTAAAAAAAGCAGCCAAAGCTGCCATTAATGAAAAAAAGATATTAGATATAACTAGAAAACCAGACAATATAGTAGGCTGCAGGTACAAACAAGAGCTGGGCCAATAGCGTGCCGAGAAATTTTGAGCTTACCATAGCAACAGAATAATTCTTCAAGTAAACATAGCTTATTTGTTTTTTTGCTACAGAATCTGCTAAAACCGAGGCTTTCGGATCTACAAACAAAGACAAAAGTATCGTAGCTACTCCATTTATAATTCCGGATGACATAATGGCTGCAGCTTCGTTCTCCGGAGAAAGAACGGAGGCATACAAGGAAGACAACACGCCAACTGTATAGATTGCTGTGATCAAAACATTAAAAATAAACAGCCTTCTTGGAAAGAGTTTCAATTTCAAGCCCTTCAGATAATGGAAGCGAGGAAATCGGAAATAGAAAACAGCTCTTTTTAAGCCTTTTACGTTTCCCCACTTTTTCGTTAGGTTCAGAACGGAGCCTTTTTCAGCGGATAATTGAATGATGGCCCGGGAAAACAAAGCAATAAAGGTTGGAAGAAGCAGTATCCCAATTAATGTTCCGATGGAAGAGGTTCCAATTAAAATACGGTATTGATCTGCTAAAAAGTGGAGCTTGTCATGATGTGGAGCTTCCTGAATGAGCTTCCCCGTCATTGGCTGCTGAAACATTGTGGAGAATCTGGAAACAAGAACGATGGTATTGAAGAGGGATAATGCGGAAGCAATTAAGCCTACTCTCACACCTGAAAGCCTCGTGGCATAAGCAAGAGTTTCAATAGTGCTGATCAGCAAAAGAAAAAGAGATATAACTATAAGTTTATCTGTTATAAAATGCATCATTTTTCACCCGATTTGTTTAAAAGTACAGGCATCCTGTTCACCTGCTTGTGACTATTATTATTCAGCCATCACTGCTAGTCAATCTTTTACCTGTATTTTTCATAAATGAATGACATTAGAAAACAGAATGATTGCATAAAACACTTTTATAGGGTAACATAGTGAATAAATTGAATATTCCTTCGGGGGCGGGTGAAATTCCCTACCGGCGGTGATGAAGCAGAGGCTTCTTAGTCCGTGACCCGTTTAGCAATAGATGTGCTAAACGGTGGATCTGGTGCAAATCCAGAGCCGACAGTGAAAGTCTGGATGGGAGAAGGAAGAGTATTTTTTTGAAAGAATGGGTTGATTTAAAGGGATTACTATGCCTTTTTTGACCTTTTATTTGCATTGCCATTTTTTGCCCCTGAGTGCTTTTACATTCAGGGGCTTTTTGTATTCTTGCCAGAATCATTTATTAGAATTGTGATATATTATTTAAATGTCTAGCAGAGGGTAAGGCTAATTAGTGAAATTTGCTGGTATTCATACTCATTTATGACTTTAATTTTAAAGCTCTGTTATCGTTCAATGTTGATACCAACCAGATGGGGATTGCTGCGGATATGCGGGACTCCAGAAAAGCGGGGTTAAGGGACCTGCAGCCTTAAAAGCGACGAAAAGGCTCCCGTAATTGTTCGAAATACGAACCCCTGGAGAGGATATTAACAGGCAGGATTATCAGAACTAAAATTAAAAAATAAATCCCCCCGATCAATTCCTTTTTTCCATCCAGGTCTAACTATACAGCTGCAGGAGGTGCAAAATTGTTTACTGGAATCGTTGAAGAGATAGGATCTATACAAAGTATTCAGACGTCGGGTGCTTCTCAACTCCTAACCATTCAGGCAAAAAAAATATTGGAGGATATTAAACTCGGTGACAGTATTGCAGTAAATGGTATTTGTTTAACTGTTACAAGCTTTACTTCCAAATCTTTTACGGTGGATGTGATGCCTGAAACCTTTCGTTCTACAGGACTGAGACGGTTAGCTCCTTCGTCCCGGGTGAATTTGGAAAGGGCGATGGCAGCAGGAGGCAGATATGGCGGTCATTATGTAACGGGCCATGTTGATGATGTAGGAATTATTAAAAGTAAAAAAGCTGTAGAAAATGCCATATATTATGAAATCGAGACTTCCAGGAAAGTTCTTTCATATGTATTGCTAAAAGGCTCAGTAGCGGTTGATGGAACAAGCCTGACTGTATTCGGAGTTACTCCCAGCCGTTTTACTATTTCGTTGATTCCTCATACAGCTTCCCAAACGATTTTAGGTGAAAAAGGGACTGGTGACATTGTGTCCATTGAATGTGACATGATTGGAAAGTACGTTGAACATTTTGTAAAGCAGCAAAAGAATGAAGGCGGCATTTCCAAAGGTTTATTGGAAAATGCGGGATTTTTATAAGGGAGGACGTACACATGTTTCAAGAAATAGAGGAAGCTTTACTTGAGCTGCAGCAAGGTAGAATCATTATTGTTTGCGATGATGAAGACCGGGAGAATGAAGGTGATTTTATCTTATTAGCAGAGAAGGCCGAGCCTGAAAGTATTAATTTTATGATTACATACGGCAGGGGATTAGTCTGTGTTCCTCTTGAGGCTGAACTGGCAAAGAAATTAGGATTGACTCCAATGGTTGCAAAGAATACAGATCAATTAGGTACTGCATTCACTGTCAGTGTTGATCATCAAAGCACTACTACGGGAATTTCCGCATATGAACGGTCAGAAACCATCAAAAAACTGGCTGACCCCCAATCAAAGGAGGAAGATTTTAAAAGACCGGGACATATTTTTCCATTGATTGCCCGGGAAGGCGGTGTACTGGAGCGACCAGGACATACGGAAGCTGCTGTAGATCTTGCAAAATTATGCGGCGTTCAGCCAGCTGGAGTGATATGTGAAATTCTTAAAGAAGACGGTACCATGGCACGGCTTCCAGAACTTGAGGAGCTGGCAAAAAAGTTCTCATTAAAAATGGTAACAATAAAAGATTTGCAAATGTACCGAAAACAAAGACAGAGCTTGCAAACTGCCAATAAGTAAAGTTCTATTTTTTGATAAAATTCGGTTTTTTCTATTAGGCTGTTCCTCTTTTGAAAAGAAGAAACAGGTGACTAGATAGGTTGAACTTATGTTTTTACTCTGATGATTGGAGTGGAAAGCGAGTACCTAGAGCGGAAATCAATAGCCAATTTATATAAAAAGAAAACAATAAATTTCGTGGGAGTGAAGGGCAATGACAAAAACATTTGAAGGTAATTTAGTTGGAACTGGTTTGAAAATTGGAATGGTTGTTGGAAGGTTTAATGAATTTATAACAGGAAAACTTTTAAGCGGAGCAGAAGATGCATTGATAAGACATGGCGTGAACGAAAATGATATAGATGTTGCATGGGTGCCTGGAGCATTTGAAATTCCTTTAATTGCTCAAAAGATGGCTGATAGCGGCAAATATGATGCTGTTATTACATTGGGTACTGTCATAAGAGGGGCAACACCGCATTTTGATTATGTATGTAATGAAGCAGCAAAAGGAGTTGCTTCCATAGGACTGAAAACGGGTGTTCCCGCCATTTTCGGCGTTTTGACAACAGATTCGATCGAACAGGCAATTGAACGTGCAGGGACGAAGGCAGGAAATAAAGGGTATGAAGCAGCTGTATCAGCTATTGAAATGGCTAACCTATGCAGAGAAATTTCCCGATAAACCAAAAGTGAAATTTGATATAGGGTCAATATACAGTAAAGAAAGGACATGTGTTTATTAGCACACGTTCTTTCTTTTTGTTTATAAATTTTAAACGCCTAAATAGTAGCAAGAATCTTAACAAAATTTTCTAAGAAACGAACAATAAATATTGTACAATTAAGAAAAGTGTTAAATCACAAACTTTATAACGAGTGCTTAATCAATGTGATGTTTAGTTTATGAATGAAGTCTGTGTGCTGCAAATAAAGGAAGAGGAGATACCGATGAATATTCGTATTTTAAATGAGTCTGATGCAATTCTATACCAGGAATTAAGATTAAGAGCTTTAAAAATTAATCCGGAAGCATTTGGTTCTACGTATGAAAGAGAAGCGAGCTTTACACCAGAAGCCGTAAAAGACCGTATTAAGCCATCTGAAGATAAATTTGTTCTAGGGGCTTTTGAGGAGGGAAAACGATTAATTGGGATGGCTGTTTTTGTACGCGAAAGAAGTCTTAAAACTGCTCATAAAGGGAATGTTTACGGGATGTTTATCGCTCCTGAGGCGCGCAGCAAAGGTGTGGGAAAATTACTGTTAATTGAACTAATAAGAATGGCAAAAAAATGCCCAGGCTTGGAGCAAATAAATTTAACAGTTGTGTCTATCAATGAAACAGCAAAGAAACTTTACAAATCCGTTGGCTTTCAGGTATATGGCTTAGAGAGAAATGCTCTAAAATTTAACGGGCAGTACTTCGATGAAGACCTAATGGTTTTAAACATTGACTGTTTTTCATAGATTGTTGCTTTTCGCAAAAGTGATAATCCGTTATAAGTAAGGCATCGGGGCAGTTTTTCGTCCTCAGTCATTTTGTTACAAGCCTGAACCCTATGTATCCTAGATTCCTTTATACAAATACTAACAATCTATGGGTAAACAGCCTTCTTGAAAGTTTCAATCGTATTAGAATTATAGGCCTAAAGGGGATTCTTAAAGGAATAGTGAATATTAATGAATGATACTATTAGGTTTAAGCAGGGATTAAAAAAAGGCATGCTTTAATAAGGAACGTGCATACCTTGTTGGAGGTGGTAAATTTGAGAATCATAGGTTTAATTGGAGATTTTAAAGAAAAGGCTGCAGCACATAGAGCTATCCCACAAGCTATAAAATTAGCTTCGGCTGAGCTAAATGTTAATGTCGATATTGAGTGGGTTCCTACATCTTCCTTAGAGTTAGAATTCGAGCAAAAGCTGGCAAAATTTCATGCTCTATGGGCAGTGCCAGCCAGTCCATATACAAGTATGCAGGGTGCCTTAAATGGAATCCGATTTGCTCGAGAACATGGTGTTCCTTTTTTAGGAACTTGTGGAGGATTCCAGCACATGATTATTGAATTTTCCAGAAATGTTCTGGGAATTTCAAATGCAGACCATGCAGAAGAAAACCCGGCTTCCTCCAAGCTTCTGGTAACTCCGCTTAGATGTTCAGTCAGTGAAATGACACATGTTTTTACTCTTAAACAAGGATCCAAAGCTGCGGAAATATACAACGATATTGAAATTACCGAACAGTATGGTATTTGTAATTATGGTTTAAATACAAAATTTGCAACTTTGCTGCAAAAAAATGGTATGAGAATTTCAGGAACTGATACAAATGGTGAACCACGAATATTGGAACTTACCAGCCACCCATTTTTCATTGGTACACTTTTTCAACCTGAGCGTTCTGCCTTTAAAAAAAGTGTACACCCATTAATTAGGGCATTATTAATTAGTGAATGAATTGAATAAATATTAGATAAGATTAAAGAAAGGCTCAGATAAGCCCATTGTAAATATTGACTACATAAAATTTTGAATATTCCGCTTTTCTTTTATAAATATTTAAGGCTATACACTTAATTACACAAATATCGACAGAAGTGCGAAAGGGTTGAATCGAATTAGTATGGAATTCAGAGGGGCAAGTGCTTATGATCATGAGGATTTTCTTACACAGTATAATGAGAGAAGGAACAGAAAAGATAGTCCAAATAATGCAATCGAAAATCCAATCATAGATGAACTGATTGGTGATTTTCAAAATAAGATTATTTTGGATTTAGGTTGTGGTGATGCTTCATTTGGAAAGGAATTACTAAATCGAGGTGCAGGATTTTATAGTGGTATAGAAGGCTCAAAACAAATGGCAGCAGCAGCACAGCATAATATTAAAAGCGAAAATGGGAAAATTAGTAATGTGACCATAGAATCTTATCATTATCCAATAGAGAATTTTGATATTGTTACTTCACGTTTTGCAATACATTATGTATCTGATATTCAATTATTGTTTAAGAATGTGTATAATACCTTAAAAGAACAAGGTAAGTTTGTGTTCAGCGTTCAACACCCCCTTACAACATCCTCTTTTATTAGCAAAAAAACAGGAGATAAGCGCGGGAACTGGATAGTTGATGACTATTTTTTTGAGGGAGAAAGAAAGGAACCTTGGATTGAACAAATCGTAGTAAAATATCATCGAACAATAGAACATTACTTTCATGCGCTTACTGGATCTGGTTTTTCAGTTACAGATTTACGGGAAGGAGCACCACAACGAGAACATTTCACCAGTGAGGAAGAATTCTTAAGAAGACAAAGAATTCCGCTCGTCCTAGCTTTCTCATGTAAGAAATGAATAGATGAACTTAGAGATAAAAAACAACAAAGCCTTTTTAAATAGATAAGTATAGTATCTTGAACCTTGATACTTTAGAAGGAATCCAGCTTATCTATTTTGATCAAGGCTAACAACAAAAAATCAAGTCAAAAAGAAAAGGCAAGAATTCCGGTCTATTGCATGAATTCTTGCCTTTATTCAGCTTTGTGCTTGAATGACTTCATTCAGGTTTATATATCGGACTATTGCCTCAAGAACCCTTGACTTCATTTGCAGGTGTTTGCTTTTCTTCGCTTAAAAGAGTGTAAATATCATCCTTAATTTGTTTAATATTCATGGCATTTTGGTAGTTGGAAAGAAGGATCACATATTCATCATTTTTAGGTGAATAACTGTTAATTCCGTTCCAGCCAGGAACTACCCCGTGGGAGAAAACGAATTGATCTGTAACATACCATCCCATTCCATAAGAATTGAATTTAGGCGTAAAAATCATAGCACGGCTTTTGGAAGAAACCAGTTTTCCATCCTTCATTGCTTCATCAAATTTCATCATATCTTCTGCTGTTACGTAAATATCTCCACAGCCATAAAATTGAGTAAAGCTTGGCAATCCCGGCTTTTTCCATATACCTTTGCTATTTTGCTTGTAACCAACAGAATGATCAGGGCTTTGATAAAAGCTATCGCCGAATCCAGCACCAGTCATGTTAGCTGGATTGAAGATGTGTTCCTGAATATATTGATGAAGCGGCTGTCCTGATACTTTTTCAACAATATATCCTACGAGAGCGTAATTCACATCATTATAAAACCATCCGGTGCCCGGCTTAAACATCAAGTGCTTCGTGTTTTTTTCAATAGCTTTCACGAGCTGGTTAGGTGTCATGTTGACAGACGTTTCATCCCTTAAAGGAATACCGGAGGAATGTGTCAGCAAATCATCTATTGTTATCTTTTTGCCAAAAGGAAAAGAAGGGATATATTTTGAAACGGGATCGTTTACCTTAACAAGACCTTTTTCCTCCAGCTGCATAAAGGCAGTGGAAACAAACGACTTAGTAATGGAACCAATAAAGTATTGCGTGTTCACTGAATTAGGAATGTATTCATTGCGATTTTGCAACCCAAATCCCTGATTAATCAAGGATTTTCCGTTTTTCATAATAAGCGCTGTACCGCTAAAGCCGCTTGTTTTTAAATATTGCTCCAGCCTTGAGTCCACTTGTGTTGGAGTAAATTGGTCACTCATAGCTAAGGTTTTAACTGATGCTTGCTTACTAACGTTTGGAACCTGATCAAGATAGGTATAGATATCATCTTTCATTTTTCTGGTATCAATGCTTCTGGAATAAAAGTTGGACATTAAAATGACATATTCTTTCTTCTTAGGAGCCATACTGTTCAGTGTATCGAAACCGGCCAGAACGCCGTGAGAATACACTCCTTTTGATGTTTGGTACCAGCCCATTCCGTAGTAATGAAGGAATGGTTTAAATACGATCTGACGATTTTTTGCTGACATTAGCTTTCCTTCCATCAGCGCTCGATCAAATTTGTACATATCCTCGGTTGTCATGTAGATATCCCCACAGCCTAAAAGCTGTGAAAAGCTTGGATGAGAGGCTGCATAAATGTTGCCGTTGTTTGATGGCTTATAACCTATAGAATGGTAGACATTTTTATAGAAGCTGGCGCCAAATCCGGCTCCCGTCATGCCTGCAGGTTTAAAGATGTGCTTTTGGATATATTTTGAAAGGGGCTCTTTCGTTTCTTTCTCAATAATATAACCAAGTACACAGTAGTTTGCATCATTATATAGCCAATTTGTTCCCGGCTGAAAAGCAAGGGTCTTCGAATTTTTTTCAATTTCACGAATGAGTTGTTCAGGAGTTAATTTTGCTTTTGTCTCAACTCTAACTGGTATTCCGGAAGTATGCGTCAGTAAGTTGTATAAAGTAATTTCGTGCCCATGAGGAAACGATGGTATATACTTTGAAACTGGATCATTGAGGTGCACAACACCTTTTTCTTCCAGCTGCATAAAGGCTGTTGACGTAAATATTTTGGTAATGGAGCCAATTAAATATTTTGAGTTAACAGTGTTGTTGATTTTGTTATTTCTGTTTGCATATCCATAGCCGTTATTCAAGAGGACTTTTCCATCTTTAACAATTAAAGCCGTCCCTTTAAAACCAGATTGTTTTAAATATTGGTCCAGCCAATTGGTAGTCCCTACCTTTCTCAGAGACACACTCCCATTGTGAGCATCTGCTTCTGCAGAATGGGTGTTGGAAAGGAAATTTGGATTAAACAATTTATAAATAAATACAGCTGCTATTGCCAACATGATAAAACTAATGGTAAACAATGGCGATAATCGTTTTTTAGGTGTATGTTGTGGTTGTTTTTTATTCATCATATCGACAGTCCTTTACGTTTTTATCTGACCTTAATTATATAGGTAAAATCATAACCAAGTATTAAACAATGATTAAAAACAATTAATTTTTTATTAATTTTCTTATGGTAATGCGTCCAGTTAAATAAAAAAGCATTGATTTATTGGGTAAAAGAACTTGTAAGAGGACATACATTTATAATGAGCAACTAATAATAAGTCTGGCGTTCAAATAAATAGCAGGTTGGCAGCCCAATGCATTTTTAGTATATTATATTGGTTATTTTCGCATAGATTGTTGCTTTACGTACAAAGGATTATTCCGTGAGTTGTCTGTCTTTGTGGGATCTTTTCATATATGTTCACATGATATAATACTGAACATATATGTAAAATGATATTTTTGTGTCCAATAGCAACAAAGTTTACGAAAAGAGCCATTATATTCATTAAACAGAGTAAGGGAAGATATGGTTTGAGACATTTTGACATATTTGCTGATGTGAACAGCTATAGAATGCTATGATAGTTTAAGTAAAAGAAGGAATAAGTATACAGCAACACCCCACATAATTACGGCAGAAATCTTATTTAGTAATCGAAGAAAACTCTCTGAATTACCTACTCTTCCCAATGACCTTCCCAAAAAAGCTAAAAGAAAAAACCAGCTCCATGAGATGAAAATACAGCTTAAAGTAAAAATATATTTTAAAATTCCTATGTGTTCAATGGAATTTGTACGAATTACTCCTGCTGTATCCAATAGTGCATGCGGATTTAATATTGATACTGATGCAGCATAAAGGATTTGTTTTTTATAAGAATATTTTTTCATAACATCTTGTTGTTTTCCGGTATTGGCTCTCCAGGCTAAAGCACCCATATAAATAAGAAACAAAACACCTGTTGACATAAGTAAGAACATAATCCAATGAGAAGCAAGTACAAGGACAGAAAAACCAGTAACGGAAATAATAATAAGAAGTGTATCGGAAAGAGAAGCTGTTAAAATAGCAGGCAGTATATCTTTGAATCTTTTTTGACAGATTCCCTGTTGAAAAATAAAAGTATTTTGCGCTCCCAAGGGGAGTATTAGACCAATGGATAAAATAACCCCATGAATGATTACCGATAATATCAAGCTGATACCCCCGATTGTAATGAATGTTAATTTACTATCCATAAATTATATAGGAGAGATAGAACTTTTATTAGGTTTGCATTTGATTACTTTATAAAAAGAAGGGTTACTAAAAAGATATCAGGAAAAAATAGTTAAGGTAAGTTTGTTTAAAGGCTGTTTTCGCATAGATTGGTCCTTTACGTACAAAGGATTATTCCGTGTATTGTCTGTGTTAGTGGCATCTTTTCGTATGCCCTTCACAAGTTTTAATACTGTATATATATAAAATGATATTTCTGTGTCCCATTACAAGAAAGTTTAC is a genomic window containing:
- a CDS encoding sigma-G-dependent sporulation-specific acid-soluble spore protein CsgA; this encodes MDYTLGYLRESLSNHLEDQYGKSIYKKMLVNHYENEEEFVRDLDELEITFLNKVLKKEIRYAMEEQDEKRTKELNEVYELLF
- a CDS encoding YbxH family protein, with translation MGAIERDGKVFEPEFSAISQKGAIHVYTDGVFLEEIPFEFRGPFPEHNLIEELVNHYCNGHSFKTE
- a CDS encoding MFS transporter, whose amino-acid sequence is MKDWRKNRGLFLTAVATGTMLNPLNSSMISLALHSIQRDFHLSFTTVSWLISSFYLASAIGQPVTGKLGDLLGRKSMFLIGLILVAVSAVGAPLSPTFFVLLIMRLFQSIGSSAIYPSGIALVRTHIHEKQAGALAVLSIFASAMTALGPTLGGVLIVWGGWTSIFTVNFPFILLSFLLGWFMFPKDSNEKRTEFKMLLKQLDLLGILLFGTGMVLLLWFLLSFKTSVHYLSGILGIVFIGLFIWRELKAAIPFIDVRLFKSEPILTRVYLQFIVLNLFNYCLFFGLPTYFQDEMHLSVKMSGLLMLFMSGVSIIISPITGKWVDKYGPKQPIVWGSVFMLLGAVFLTIFFVHVPILLMGLILSLLGVSYGIGNVALQAAMLDASPPEIAGTTSGLFQTCRYLGSILSSVVLGLVFGKEITSGHLQILGSILIGVSIISVMMNAGPFKKQTKVSS
- a CDS encoding isochorismatase family protein, whose product is MTDLNINFNKTALVLIDLQKGIVAMPGGNEVVEKAEKLVTLFRENNAFISFVKVDFLDGKDALKPSLDDQAGSSSAERPKDWAVLDPRLKVQENDYVVTKRQWGAFFGTDLDIQLRRRGIDTIVLCGIATNIGVESTAREAFQHGYNQIFITDAMTTFSKQEHEMTLRFIFPRIGKLRTTEEFLEQVK
- a CDS encoding MarR family winged helix-turn-helix transcriptional regulator; its protein translation is MAKNEKDSIETIELEIVMLLRRADFKKTLDGNKNSLDRSGYLLLTLLANEGPLSIRVMADRFQLNMSTISRQVHALEVNGLIQRKEDELDARVSLIYISEKGQTALNASKKYRIESYENILEGWTNDEKGIFADLLTRLNRAIEKRRKLQ
- a CDS encoding lipid II flippase Amj family protein — its product is MHFITDKLIVISLFLLLISTIETLAYATRLSGVRVGLIASALSLFNTIVLVSRFSTMFQQPMTGKLIQEAPHHDKLHFLADQYRILIGTSSIGTLIGILLLPTFIALFSRAIIQLSAEKGSVLNLTKKWGNVKGLKRAVFYFRFPRFHYLKGLKLKLFPRRLFIFNVLITAIYTVGVLSSLYASVLSPENEAAAIMSSGIINGVATILLSLFVDPKASVLADSVAKKQISYVYLKNYSVAMVSSKFLGTLLAQLLFVPAAYYIVWFSSYI
- the ribE gene encoding riboflavin synthase — protein: MFTGIVEEIGSIQSIQTSGASQLLTIQAKKILEDIKLGDSIAVNGICLTVTSFTSKSFTVDVMPETFRSTGLRRLAPSSRVNLERAMAAGGRYGGHYVTGHVDDVGIIKSKKAVENAIYYEIETSRKVLSYVLLKGSVAVDGTSLTVFGVTPSRFTISLIPHTASQTILGEKGTGDIVSIECDMIGKYVEHFVKQQKNEGGISKGLLENAGFL
- the ribH gene encoding 6,7-dimethyl-8-ribityllumazine synthase — encoded protein: MTKTFEGNLVGTGLKIGMVVGRFNEFITGKLLSGAEDALIRHGVNENDIDVAWVPGAFEIPLIAQKMADSGKYDAVITLGTVIRGATPHFDYVCNEAAKGVASIGLKTGVPAIFGVLTTDSIEQAIERAGTKAGNKGYEAAVSAIEMANLCREISR